DNA sequence from the Neomonachus schauinslandi chromosome 16, ASM220157v2, whole genome shotgun sequence genome:
ACCCGCCCCTGACCGCGCCCCCCCGCAGGCCTTCATGGACTTCCAGATGCAGCGCATGACCTCGGCCTTCATCGACCACTTTGGCTTCAATGACGAGGAGTttggggagcaggaggagagtgTGAAGTGAGTGTGGCCTtctgtgggagggcaggggctcaGGAGACAGCAGGTCGGCGCGCCGCTCTTGCCGGCCCCGTGGCTTCTCCTGCCCGCCTTGCCGtgtcctccctgctcccacccgtGGCGTGCCTGCCGGTCCTAGCGTCTGCGCTCAGCCTGACGGGCCAGTCCTGGCTCCCggctcctctgtcccctccttgcGGGGCATTGGCTGAGGGTCTGGAGTGAGAGCCAGGTGGGCAGGCCGTGGTCTGGGAGGGAGCTCAGCCCGCGAGGCCCCTGAGGGGAGAGCCATCAGAGCAGAAGACGTTGCTCTGAAGGAGTCTGGGACGGTCTGAGGGAAAGCGGAAGGACCACCGGAGGGCAGAACAGGAGCGATCCTAGTCTGATAGTGCAGGAATCCGGTGGAGAGGGGTCCAGCTGGCCCCTTAGGGGCGGGCTGGGGGCAGCCGGGGGTGGGGTCCGGGGACAGGCAAGAGGGGCCTCAGCTGCCCCTGGGGTCCCCATCTGCTTCATCACGGTACTTGTGCACTGTGTGCCCACCATCACCCTGTGCTCAGGGCTGAGGAGCCTCTTTAcagctggggagactgaggcatgTGCTGGTCGGTGTGGGAGCAGGATCGCCCCTGTGCGGCTCCGTGAGAGGGCACCGTGACGGGCTGTGGTCAGCTGCTGGCCTGCCCTGCCGGACAGAGGTCTCCTCGGGGGCAGACGTGAGCTCTGTGTCTGCTGCCCTGCCCGGCCCCGGGCCCGGTGCCTGGAAGGCGGGGGCCCCAGAGCAGACCCCGCCCGAGGGAGGACAGACCGACCGCTCGGGGGGTGGCGTCGGCACAGCCGGCTGTCTTTGTGGACGAGACTGTGTTGTCTTCTCTATCATGTAATTCCCAGTGGGGTTGGAAACTATAAAAACCGTGAAAGCCGTGAAGCGTTCTAGGACGGAGAGCAGATGAGTATTTTTATAGCTCTGGGGCTGAAGATACCGGCCCGCAGGACTCGTGTGGCCCGGGTCGGCTGCCGCGCCCGGGGCCCCGCTCTGCCCGGCGCTGCACGCTTCGGCGGCAGAGGTCCAGGGGACGCGGTGCAGACGCCGAGGCGGCACTCAGCTTATTCACCCCCCTTTGTGGCCCAGTGTTTCCCGAAGTAGACAAATGATAGAACACGGGGACAGAGTGCGGACCCCATACAGACAGACCGACCGACGGCCCCGGAGGAAAAGGGGGCAAAGCACAAGGGTCCCGGGCCATGAGGGAGTATGAGGAAGGCTCTCGTCAGCGGTTCCTGGCCGTACTTAGCACAGGAATCGTGCTTCTGCGAGGCTTTCCGAAAGAGAGCGGCGCCGAGGGACCGGGTGTTGTCGGCCTCAGCGGAAGGCTGGGGGCCGCCCCTGCCCTCGGGGCCTCGAGGCCAGGATCCCAGCTGCAGACCGGGCATCTGGGCTGGGGCGGGCTGTGCGGCCCCGCGCTCGGTGGAGGGGTTTTCGCGGACCAGCGACAGCGTCCGGGCATGCGGCGCTGCAGGCCCCGCTGGAGACGGGCAGGGTGACGGCCACGCCCCGGCCGTGGCCAGTCTCTCCTTCGGTGTTGTTTCTTGGACTTGAAGGCCCGGGGGCCTAGGGCAGCACAGAACAGAGGCAGGGGCAGACGGCTGGGCCGCACACGCCTCTGGCTCGATTCCCAGCTGCCGCCCCGGTGGTTGAAGGCCCCGTGAGCCCTGAACCCTCGCTCCTGGGGGAggtgggcacctggatggtggcCTTAAGTCCCAACGGTGCTTGTCCAGGTAGATGCTGTCTGTGTCTTAGCACGGAGAGAACCAGGTTGAGACGCGACGTGCTCCGTGGCCCGGGCTGAGGCTCCCGTCCCCTCGGGGCATCCGTGCGAGGGCTGGGGCAGGCGGGTGCTCTCAGCTGCCCGCTGCCAGTCAGCAGCTCCACAGGTGGCCGGAGGGGGTCACGGCACTGACGTGAGGCCACAGACGAACTGTAGCCAGTAGGCGGACTTGCAGACGCAGGAGGGCGAGCGGCGAGGGTGCGTTGAGCGGACGCGGGAGAAGCCTGCCACAGCGGCCGCCTCACCACCCTGCGCCTCTCTCCTAGCGCGCCTTTCGACAAGACAGCCAACATCACCTTCTCCCTCAACGCCGACGACGAGAACGTGAGTGCTGCCCGTCCCTGGTggtgcggggcgggggcgggggcgctgTGGACCgtgctgccctccccacccacccctgcgcCCCACAGCCCAACGCCAACCTGCTGGAGATCTGCTACAAGGACCGCATCCAGCAGTTCGACGACGaggaggacgaggacgaggatgaggaggagggccAGGGCTCCGGGGAGTCCGACGAGGAGGACGGCGCCTGGCAGGGCAGCCAGCTGGCCCCGGGAGCCCGCCGGGGCCAGCCCCCAGCCGTGCGGTGAGTCCGTGAGCCCTGGTGGTCGGCAGCCcgggtggaggaggagagtgagggagtgtgtgtgtcACTCAGGTGAGTTCGGCTGCCAGGGGCGGAGCCCGGCCGCCTGTGTGGGTCCTTGTGCGGCCGGCCCAGGTGTGcgtccctccgtccctcccctctgctctgcccGGTCAGCTCGCACTCAGGCCGTCCCGCCGCTCTCTGCGCCTTCGTGCCAGTAGCGGGAGCCGGGCTGAGTGTGGGCGAGCTGGCCCCACGGCCGCCCACTCAGTGGTCAGGGCCTCTGCCCCCCCGGACGCAGACAGGTGGCCGCATCCTACATCCCCACCTGGCCGCTGTGCCCCCGAGGCTGGCGTGGGCCTGACCTGTTCCGCTCGGGAGTCCACGGCCCGGGCCTGTGTGCGTGTCACCCCCATCTGCTGGGTGGCCCAGCCGGTGAGCCCAAGGCCTCGGTTTGCCCTGTGTTCTCTTCCGGGAGCGTGAGAGTGCTCGTTCTTGCTTTTCACTTCTCGGTCCCGTTTTGGGTTGCGGCCttggggggggaggcggggcccGGCTTCCCCCTGCAGGTGCGAACGCCGTCCCAGCCCCTCTGGTGCCACACACCGGCCTCTCCCCACCAAGCGCGCTTGGTGCCCCGGCCAGAAGCACTTGACTGCACGAGCGCGGCTCGGCTCCTGGCCGCTCTGGGACCTCCCTGTCTCGACAGGTGCCATCGTAGGGCTTGAAATCGGGAAGTGAGTCCTCCGACGTGGCCGTCTGCTTGGGGCCCCTCGAGAGTCCGGGGGACGGTTAGGACCAGCAGGTTAACttgagcagggaagctggctggggTTGGGAGGGCCTGCCCTGGAGCTGTGTCAGCCCGGGACCTGGGACCCGCATTCCATCGTCCGGTCCCGGAGCGTGCAACTTCcttccatttacttaggtctttttCAGAGGATAAGCTCTGTGCTTCCTTTGTTCAAGTTTTTCCTGCGTATTTTATGTAGGTGGAACTCTGAGATTTCCCAAGCGTCCAGAAATACGGTGCATGTTTGTGCATCGACTTTGGGCTTTGCAGACTCATTCGCTGTAACAGTTAACGGATTCCTTGGGGTCTTCGGTCTACAGTCAGGCCATCTGCAAACAGGGTTTCACTCCTTCTTTTCTGGTCTGGAGGCTCTCCACGTCACGTTCTTGTGTCCTTGGGGTCCTGAGCAGAGGAGGCCCCCGGCTTGCCCCTGACCCTGGGGGGACAGCGGGTCTTCCAGCACTGATGTGACGTGGGTTGTGGGTTTGGGAGaggccccttctctcctcccgTCTGCTGAGTGTCTTTGTGAGTCGTCGACCGTGTTCAGCGGCGTCCCCGTGGCTTCCTCTCCTGTCAGTAACCGTAAAGACGGCGGGCGGCCGGCTCTTAGCGGCCACGTGGTTTGCTCAGCCGCTCCCTGGCTGGGGGACGTGTGGGCCAGGCGGGCCTTCCCCACGGGCTGGGGCCGTGCCTCAGTCCACGTTTAGGCCGTGGTGGTGGAGCGCCTGCTCGTGCTGGACGTTGCCCTCGGGCCGCCCGAGGCGGGAGTGTCGGGTCGGCCCTCAGCCCTCGGGGAGCCTCCGGGACGAGGCGGAGGTCCCACCTGCCCTCCCACGCCCCAGCCCAGGGAGGCCCCGACCGgcctgtcccccccgcccccccgccatcCCTGTGTCAACGCAGCAGCTGACGGTGGTTTCCGGGCAGGAGTGGAGGCAGCACAGACAGCGAGGAGGACGACGACGACGAGGACGACGAGGACGACGGCGATGGCCGTGCGGCTGGTGGGGGGACCGGGCCCCCCTCGCAGCCTAGCCCCGGCCCCCAGCCTCCGGGTGGGTGAGGGCACGGGGGGGCGGCGGGATGCAGGCGGGCTGGCTGCCTCCTGTGCTCACCCCgctcccccgccgccccgccaGGCCCCAGCTGGACAGCCACCTTTGACCCAGTGCCTACAGACGCCCTGACTGGCTCCCGAGACTCTGGGGAGAAGGAGCCGAGCCCCGGGCTTCTCGCCCCACAGGGGTCCCTCGGCGTACCCCGGGGCCTCCCCGCCCTGAGCCCGGCCGGCCCTGCGGCCCGCACCGCCCTGCAGCTCAGGTGAGGCCGCTGGTGGGCGCCCGGCCTGGGTCCCTTGGGCTGGAGCGTGGACCCCAGCTGGCCCTTGGgctgcctctctcccctcaggTCTCAGGACCCCGCGTCCCTGTCAGCACCTCAGGAAGCCACAGACGGCAGCCAAGTAGCAGAGCCCTCGGGTGAGCGCCGCCACCCAGCCCCGCCCGCTCTCCCCTCGCACCCTGGCCTTGCGCGCTTGCCGCGCTGAGCCCGGCGTGTCCTGGCCTCTCTCTGCACAGCCCCCTGCCAGGCCTTGGTCAGCTCCGGGGACCTCCAGGCCACACTCAGAGGGACGCgctccacccccagctccctggACAGGTGACCGGCTGGGGAGCAGCTGCTCTAGGGGAGCCCTGGGTGGGCCCGGCCCCACAGCTGCTCTCCGGGGCCCTGGTGGGACCCCCAGGTCTGCGGCACTGCCTCGGCACCCCGTGGCGGCCAAGGGTCCGTGTGGGTGCCCCGGAGGCCCCTGGAGctcagggctccccactcagccccaGGGGCAGAAAGGCTTCCAGAAGGGGGGCAGGCAGTATGTGGAGCCCACCTTGAGCTCCTCCTGCCTGCGGTGGCTCCCGGGGTCTCTGATGGGACGGACCGTCCTGGCCATGCACTTCGCCGCAGGCACGAAGGGGTTTAGGGGTGAGGAGGGTTTCGGTGCTGATAACCCTGCTGATACCCACGTACCCCGCCGCCCCCGCAGTGCAACCAGAGACCCTGCTACCTCTGtcccagcccccagggcctgCCAGCACCCCCGGACCacggagggggagaagagccCAGAGCCCTCGGGGCTCCCCCAGAGCCAGAGGTGAGTGCAGGGCggcctcccagggctgctggtGTCCTGTGGCGGAGGCCCTGACCTTTCTGTGTCCCTCTCCCCTGGCAGTGCCCAGGCCCTCAAGCCGCCTCCGATGCCCAATGGCTCTGCTCCGGGAGGGCCAGCACCCCTCGGCTCCCAGTGAGTGGCAAGGGCTGGGTGGGTAGCAGATGGGTTGGGGCTGGGCAGGTGGGGGCCTCGGGGCAGCAGGTTCCTCACGTGGGTCTCCCTCTTGGTTCCCAGGTAACTGCCTGGTCCCGGTGGTGGCGGCTAAATCCTCCATACTCCACGTGGACCTTGCCCGAGTGGGGGCAGGGCGGGTCCCACGATGGCCCTGTTGCCCCATCACCCTGTCCCCCCCCTGTCTGCCCCCACGTTCTCTCTTCTGGACTCCCAGGAGCCAGGTGCCAGGGAGTCAggcccctacccacccccattTGCACTGAGAAAAGAAATTATGGAGTTTTGTCTCCTAGAATAAAGAAACGATTGaatagagagaaaggagagagagagagagagagagacctatattatatattagagagagagagagagcgggtgcGTGGAGAGCCAGGAGGAGGCCCGGCAGGGCGGGCAGCGGGTGGGACCTTCATCCCATCTCGGTGGGGGCTCTGTTGGGGCCCCAAGGTCATtgtctgccctcccctcccaccacgCCCCAGCCTCCGGTGCAGATGCCCACACCCACACTCGGCCCAGGCCCACCTCCGGGGAGGGCTCGAGTGGGGGCCGTGCCTTTGCCCAAACCCTTGCCCTGGACCCTGCACTTTGACCCAGGCTGGGAGATAAAGGACCCTCTGCCTGGCCCTGTTGGCTCTATGGGAGCTGGCAGTCCCCGTCCAAGGGGGTCTCCCCGTGACATTCCCATGGGGCCCCAATGCACTCACTGAGAccgccccccacaccccccgcACCTCCCATGGAccccggggcggggggttggCAAGGGTCGGCTGGGGTCCCCTTCCCGTGCCCAAGGATCTGGGGTCCAGCCCAGCTGCCAAGTGACCTTGtcccagctccctctccccaggctggtgtgagtgtgcgtgtgttcGTGCTGAGCTTCTATTTCAtattgcaaatataaataaataaagatcgtTTAAGATTCCTGCTCAGACTGTGAGTTCTGGGACCTGGGGCCGGGGGCCTGAGCTGTCCCTGCATCATNNNNNNNNNNACCTGGGGCCGGGGGCCTGAGCTGTCCCTGCATCATGGATTCCTTGCACCTTGAGTTCTGGGACCTGGAGTTGGGCGCTTGAGCTGTCCCTACACCCTGCCCTCGGGCCTTGAGTTTGGGACCTGAGGCTGCAGGTCTGGGCTCTCCCTGCACCCTGGCCCCCTCGAGCCTTGTTTCTTGGACTTGGGGCTGGGGGCCTGAGCTGTCCTTGCACCCTGGCCGCCTCGGGCTCGAGTTCTGGAAACTGGGGCTCGGGGCCTGAAATGTCCTTGCACCCTGGCCACTCTGACCTTGAGTTCTGGGACCTGTGGCTGGGATTTGAGCTATCCCTGCACCCTGGCTTCCGGCCATGAATAATGGGATCTGGGCTGGGCCCTGAGCTGCCCATGCACCCTGGCCTGGGTCCTGAGTTCTGGCATGTGGTTTTGGGGGCCCTAGTTGCCCATGCACCGTGGCCTCGGGCCTTGAATTCTGGGACCTGGGGATGGGGGCCTGAGTTGTCCTTGCTCCCTGGCCTGGGCCTTGAGTCTGGGacatggggctgggggcctgagCTGCCCCTGCACCCTGGCCTCAGGCCATGAGTTCCGGgatctggggctgggggcctgagATGTCCCTGCACCCTGACTCCTTCGACCTTGACATCTGGGACCTGGGACTGGGGACCTGCGCTGTCCCTGCACCCTGACTCCTTTGACCTTGACATCTgggacctggggctgggggcctgagATTTCCCTCCACCCTGGCCTACCCCAGTCTTAAGTTCTTGGACCTGGGACTGGGGCCTGAGCTGCCCCTGCACCTGGGCCTTGGGCCATGGGACTGGGAAGTGGGGCTAGGGGCCTGACTTGTCCTTACACCGTGGACTCCTCGGTCCTTGAGTTCTGGTTCGTGGGACTGTGGGCCTGAGGTATCCGTGCACCCTGGCCTCAGGCCTTGAGTTCTgggacctggggctgggggcctgagCTGTCCCTGTACCGTGGCCTTGGGCCTTGAAGTCTAGAACGTGGGGCTGGGGGCTAGATCTGTCCCTCCACGCTGGCCTCTTCAGGCCTTGATTTCTGGGTTGTGGGGCTAGGGTCTGAGCTCTCCCTGCACTCTGGCCTCCTCCAACCTTGATTTCTGGGACCTGGGTCTGGGTGCCTGAGCTGTCCCTGCACCCTGGCTTCCTGGGCCTTCTGTTCTTCGACGTGGAGCTGGGGTTTGAGCTGTCCCTGTACCCTGGCTTCGGGTTTTGAATAACGGGATCTGGGGATGGGGACCTGGGCTGTCCTTGCACCCTGGACTCCTCAGGCCTTGAATTCTGGGGCAGGGCCCGGGGGCCTGAGTTGTCCCTGCACCCTGGCCTCGGACCTTGAGTTCTGGGACCTGGGCCTGGGATCTGAGCTGTCCATGCACCCTGGCTTCATGCCTTGATATCCGGGACCTGGGGCTGGGAGCCTGAGCTGCTCTTGCACCCTGGCCTGGGTCCTTGAGTTCTGGGACAAGGGTCAGGGGACCCTAGCTGCCCATGCACTGGGGCCTCGGGCCTTGAGTTCTGtgacctggggctgggggcctgagCTGTCCCTGCACCCTGGCCTCGGGCCATGAGTTCTGGGACCTGGGGCTAGGCCTGAGCTGTCCTTACACCATGGTCTCCTCGGGCCTTGAGTTCTGGGTCGTGGGACTGCAGGCCCATGCTATCTGTGTACCCTGGCCTCTTTGGACTCTGAATTCTGGACCTGGGACTGGGGACCTGAGCTGTCCCTGCACCCTGGCCTCGGGCTTTGAGTTCTGGGACCTAGGGCTGGGGACCTGAGATGTCCCTGCACCCTGGCCTCCTCGGGTCTTGAGTTCTGGGAcctggggctgggaggctgaGCTGACCCTGTACCCTGGGTTCCTGGGGCTTTGAGTTCTGGGACCTGGGGTTCTGGGCCTGAGCTGTCCCTGCACCCTGGCCTTGGGCCTTGAGTTCTGGGACCTGGGGCTGGGATTTGAGCTATCCCTGCACCCTGGCTTCCGGCCATGAATAATGGGATCTGGGCTGGGCCCTGAGCTGCCCATGCACCCTGGCCTCGGGGCCCCAGGCCTTCCTTAGCCCCTGTATGTGGCCCTCAGAGAGCTCTTAGGCTCCTGGATCTCCGTGCTCTGCTGAGGGTGGGTCGCTTGTGCTCAGACCAGGAAAGGATGTCCTGGGTGGAGGAGCAGAGTCCTGCCCAGTCTTGTCTGGGGCCTGGTCCCCACGAGCTGTTTCCTGAGGTCCCTTTCGTGCCCTCAGCCCTATGTGTCCCAGGTCCATACACCCTCCAGGAGGTGGCAGGCCAGCCTCCAGTCTTGGGGAGGGTTTCATGGCTGGGCGACCTTGCAGAAGTGATGTCCCCTGAGCCTGGTCTCCTGTGGTGGTGGAGCACTGGGTGCCTGGGGCTGGCCAGCCCACCAGTATAGTTGGGCACCTGCCAAACCCTTTCCTGCTAAACCCGGGGTTACAGAGGGGCTGAGTGCGCTTGCAGGATGTGCTTGCAAAGCCGCGGCCGGTGCGCAGTGAGGGCCTCGTACGAGTCAGCACCAGCACGTTTTCCCTCAGGAGGGTCCGTGGAGGCCGCCTTGGGGGGTGTGTGATGGCCAGAGCTGAGGACAGCAGGGCCAGGGCACAGGAAGGACCCCCAGGCAGCCTGCTGGGGGGACACTgggtgggcaggggcctggggagtTTCCATCCTGGCCCGCACTCCGGCCGGGAGGTCCTGCCACTGACCTGAGCCCGGGGCTGATGGCgctcccctgccccagggtcCCAGGCGCAGGGGATGGTGTAGGAGTCCTGCACCGGGTCGCTTCTGGTTGGTTGGGCATGGGACACTGGCAGGGGCGTTTATGGGCACACGTCGCCCGGGCAGCAGGGGGAAGCCAGGTCTGGGCCGGGGGGCAGGGTGCCGTGGGGAAGGAGGGACCCCTGCGTCCCCAGTGGGCACCTTATCAGTGGTGTCAGGCGGGGCCATCCCCAGGGCCATCTCCCCAGGCCCTGTTATCAGCCCCAGAGTCCACAGGACGCTCCTCGGGTTAACGTGTAACCACACGCTTCCCCTCCACTCCCGAGGCCACCCGTGCCCACATACGTGCCACTCTGGGGGGTCAGAGGCCGACATGGACGCCTGGGAAGAGGGTCTGCCCCGAAGGCCTCGCTTCTCAGCCCAAGTGAGAGACACCAGGTGTGGGAGGCGGTTAGGCCTGGGCTCCGGGGACCTGAGCAGCCCGCCagacccggggggggggggggggggcgcctgggatCCCCGCCCTCAGAAGGCTGGGCTCCCCGCGGACAGCGAGCCAGGTTCCCGGGAGGGGGTGCAGTGGCAGCCCCACGACCCGAGTCCTGGCCGCGTGGCGTGCCCCCCAGGGGCCGGGAGCTGGCTGGGCTCCAGGAACTCGGTGACCCCCTTGTCTCCCAAAGCAGCCGCGCCTGTGCTGGCGGTTGAGCCCCTTCCTCCTCACCTGTGCTGCCCACTTCCTCCTCTGGATCCCTCAAGACCGGCCATCCTGGGTGAGCGCCCTGGTCAAGTGCCTGCCAGCGCTGTGCCTGGCGGCGGCCCTGCAGGGCAGGGGCCGGGGCAGACGGTACCGTGCGCTCCTGCAGGGGGCCCTCCTGTGCTCGGCTGTGGGGGACGCCTGCCTCATCTGGCCCGACGCCTTCCTCCACGGTGAGCGGGGCTGCGTGGTTGCTTGTGGACCCCCACCCAGACACGGACCCCCGCTCCCACAGAGCCCTCCTTCCCCTGGGGGGCTTGGGCGGCAGAGCTTAGAGGGTGTGAGTGGCGTGGAGGGACAGGAAGGGGGGCTTCGGGTGCTACAGTCCGGAGTAGCTGGTCAAGGATGGCCTCACCAAGGAGGTGACGTCTTGAAGAAAGTGCAGGGGCCATGGGAGGAGGGACGGTCCAGGCAGGGAGccggcaagtgcaaaggccctggggtggtcagcgcaggtgggtgggtggagccAAGTGGGGAGCAGAGCAAAATGGGGAGTTGTAAGCTGAGTAAGGTTGGAATGCCTTTTAAGGTCACTCTGGTGCCAAGGGCAGGGACAGGGGAGCCTGCCCCAGGGAGGCTGGTACGGTAATCCCAGCTGATGCGGGCGATGTAGCCAGGGTGGACACTGCTGGTCGGGGCAGTCCTCGCCCTCAGGCTCTGAGCTGCGAGGTGGCCACGTGGGAGCAACAGGTCCTGTCTCCTCTAGGCATGGCTGCCTTCGCCGTGGCCCACCTGCTCTACCTCTGGGCCTTCGGCCTCAGTCCCCTGAGGCCAGGCCTCCTGCTGCCCATCGCGCTGGTCTCCGTGCCGTATTCCGGCATGCTGCTACTCCACGTCCCCACCCGCATGGCCCCGGCCCTGGCGGCCTACTCCCTGGTCCTGGCCTCCGTGATGTGGCGTGGCCTGGCCAGGGGCGGCAGCGTCCGCTGGGGGGTCCTGCTCTTCACGTTCTCAGACATGGTGCTGGCCTGGGACACCTTCGCGCAGCCGCTGCCCCACGCCCGCCTGGTGGTCATGACCACCTACTATGCTGCCCAGCTCCTCATCACCCTGTCAGGCTTCCAGAGCCCCAGGCTCAAGACCAACTGACCAGGGGCCCGGACGGACCCGGGcgccccctgccctccagcaaggCCCCACCAGGTGGGACGGGAGGCCCAGGCTCCTGGACTCCTGTCTGCAGGCGCCCATGTGGCTGGAGCCACGGGAGAGCCGTCTGTGGACAGCCACATCCACCGCCTGCCTCCATGATCTCAGCCTACCTCTCCTGTGCACCCGCCCCCTTCCCTGTGGCCCTAATCTATTTCGTGCCCAAGTAAAGTGGACATTGGAACGGCGACATCTCCATTATTTGGGGAGGGGTGCTCACAATCTCAGCAAAtcgttttttcttttgtttttttaattttaatttttttttaaagattttatttatttatttgagagagagagagagcgcacaaagcagggggagcggca
Encoded proteins:
- the TMEM86B gene encoding lysoplasmalogenase isoform X1 — encoded protein: MDAWEEGLPRRPRFSAQPRLCWRLSPFLLTCAAHFLLWIPQDRPSWVSALVKCLPALCLAAALQGRGRGRRYRALLQGALLCSAVGDACLIWPDAFLHGMAAFAVAHLLYLWAFGLSPLRPGLLLPIALVSVPYSGMLLLHVPTRMAPALAAYSLVLASVMWRGLARGGSVRWGVLLFTFSDMVLAWDTFAQPLPHARLVVMTTYYAAQLLITLSGFQSPRLKTN
- the TMEM86B gene encoding lysoplasmalogenase isoform X2, which gives rise to MDAWEEGLPRRPRFSAQQPRLCWRLSPFLLTCAAHFLLWIPQDRPSWVSALVKCLPALCLAAALQGRGRGRRYRALLQGALLCSAVGDACLIWPDAFLHGMAAFAVAHLLYLWAFGLSPLRPGLLLPIALVSVPYSGMLLLHVPTRMAPALAAYSLVLASVMWRGLARGGSVRWGVLLFTFSDMVLAWDTFAQPLPHARLVVMTTYYAAQLLITLSGFQSPRLKTN